A single region of the Streptococcus macedonicus ACA-DC 198 genome encodes:
- the hsdR gene encoding Type III restriction-modification system DNA endonuclease res, with protein MAKAKKVPANARQFPLVDQAEQAEKDLFSQHQGYIIPEYINANLIHTLRAYQDKAIRNYHYTQTQIKPNPQHVLFNMATGSGKTDLMAGLILYLYQEHGYRNFLFTVNTNSVLMKTKDNLVNENSEKYLFQDKIEIDGKHIFIKQVERFPRVQQDNTIYIKLSSVQKVSDDLFVLKENTMGLSDYENQPVAVLADEAHHYSASTKSEKEAENTWESAINKILRARDDKEQKNLLLEFTATVDFDKEVIYNKYRDKVVYRYPLNQFMFDGYSKQVKRIETSASDQDKMLNAVLLSQFRKYRAYSEGVTGTFKPVIMFKSAKVAVSLEANKVFNELIQNLNVTDLLAFIKRQQVLDSNDSSALELAYNFYLKNEDDLAKIVREIKQDFDPRNVLNANDTSGNMLEKGQYEALNTLESPNNLYRVVFAVAKLTEGWDVLNLYDIVRIEQEAATNKNATMVEAQLIGRGARYNPFELDGVKSYQRRFDGDSSNKQLFLETLHYHTMNEPQYLKQLVGSLKQMDLPTGQDKKNPPVEIKVKPAFKKTETYKTGKIYYNEAEDVADDWFDSIQKYGITHKTDIQRSLNYGTREVSYQATVALTETKQIHIDRFDDRYIKKAIQRLEFYQFDNLKKYLPLLESMKDFIYGENWLNASKLKLFLTVPKEYKSTDITADEILKVTIDLLKEYEVKFKSGYVKKRGTSRFVGYPISEYLTNYNKRVPEYDTANLLNESTQKVAVYDMAEDFYVYDRAIVNKLEFDLITRIQAHVNELRAKYNKAVYLFRMDENMHRESAKSEKLKLHQYGSRINRAGEIVDMHLQGFQPDFILFLEDSAFYFQIFIEPKGMSGDRFVSELWKQDLLLYMTDHQAEMEFEDGVDNVKISGLKFFTAKDGQNTIPELMAMSGVTYQKPNEQIDLLMVADPSTDVIIEEDE; from the coding sequence ATGGCAAAAGCAAAGAAAGTACCCGCAAACGCTCGTCAATTTCCCCTTGTGGATCAGGCTGAACAAGCAGAAAAAGACTTGTTCAGTCAGCACCAAGGTTATATCATTCCTGAGTATATCAACGCAAACTTAATTCATACTTTGCGTGCCTATCAGGATAAAGCTATCCGAAATTATCACTATACCCAAACACAGATTAAACCAAACCCTCAACACGTTTTATTTAACATGGCGACAGGTTCAGGGAAAACCGACTTGATGGCAGGGCTTATCCTCTACCTTTATCAAGAGCATGGCTATCGCAACTTCTTGTTTACCGTCAATACCAACTCAGTCTTGATGAAAACAAAGGACAACTTGGTCAACGAAAATAGTGAAAAATACCTGTTCCAAGACAAAATTGAAATCGACGGCAAGCATATTTTCATTAAGCAAGTCGAACGATTTCCTAGAGTCCAACAAGACAACACCATTTACATTAAGCTATCTTCGGTTCAAAAAGTATCGGATGACCTGTTTGTCTTGAAAGAAAATACCATGGGGCTTTCAGACTATGAAAACCAACCTGTTGCAGTCTTAGCGGATGAAGCACACCATTATTCCGCAAGCACCAAGTCAGAGAAGGAAGCTGAAAATACTTGGGAATCAGCCATTAACAAAATCTTGCGTGCCCGTGATGATAAGGAACAAAAAAATCTCCTCCTTGAATTTACGGCAACAGTCGATTTTGATAAAGAAGTCATATATAACAAGTATCGGGATAAGGTGGTCTACCGCTATCCGTTGAATCAATTCATGTTTGATGGCTATTCCAAGCAGGTTAAGCGAATTGAAACGTCCGCAAGCGACCAAGATAAAATGCTAAACGCGGTCTTGCTTTCGCAGTTTAGAAAATACCGTGCGTATTCTGAGGGAGTCACAGGCACATTTAAGCCAGTGATTATGTTCAAGTCCGCAAAAGTAGCGGTATCTCTGGAAGCCAACAAAGTTTTTAATGAGCTGATTCAAAACCTTAACGTTACGGATTTGCTCGCATTTATCAAACGCCAACAAGTCCTTGATAGCAATGATAGTTCAGCTTTGGAGTTAGCCTATAACTTCTACCTCAAAAATGAAGATGACCTTGCAAAAATCGTCCGTGAGATTAAGCAAGACTTTGACCCGAGAAACGTGTTAAATGCTAATGACACAAGCGGAAATATGCTTGAAAAGGGGCAGTATGAGGCACTCAACACGCTCGAAAGCCCAAACAACCTCTATCGTGTGGTTTTTGCGGTTGCAAAACTGACCGAGGGATGGGATGTTCTCAACCTCTATGATATTGTCCGTATTGAGCAGGAAGCTGCGACAAACAAAAATGCCACAATGGTTGAAGCGCAACTTATTGGGCGTGGTGCAAGGTATAATCCATTTGAATTGGACGGTGTGAAAAGCTATCAACGTAGATTTGATGGCGATAGTTCAAACAAGCAATTGTTCCTAGAAACGTTGCACTACCACACCATGAATGAGCCACAATACCTTAAACAGCTTGTAGGCTCATTGAAGCAAATGGACTTGCCAACGGGTCAGGATAAGAAAAATCCACCGGTTGAAATCAAGGTCAAGCCTGCTTTCAAAAAAACAGAAACCTATAAGACAGGAAAAATCTATTATAACGAAGCTGAGGATGTGGCAGATGATTGGTTTGATTCCATTCAGAAATACGGAATCACACACAAGACGGACATTCAAAGAAGTCTGAATTATGGTACTCGTGAAGTGTCTTATCAAGCAACAGTCGCATTGACTGAGACAAAACAAATTCACATTGACAGGTTTGACGACCGCTATATCAAGAAAGCCATCCAACGACTTGAGTTTTATCAATTTGACAACTTGAAAAAGTATCTGCCATTGCTTGAATCCATGAAAGATTTCATCTATGGGGAAAACTGGCTAAACGCAAGCAAGTTGAAACTTTTCCTGACCGTTCCAAAAGAATACAAGTCAACAGATATTACGGCAGACGAGATTTTGAAAGTCACCATTGACCTTTTGAAAGAGTACGAAGTCAAATTCAAGTCTGGCTATGTCAAGAAACGAGGCACAAGCAGGTTTGTTGGCTACCCAATTAGTGAGTATCTAACCAACTATAATAAGCGAGTACCTGAGTATGACACGGCAAACCTCTTGAATGAATCCACTCAAAAAGTTGCAGTTTACGATATGGCTGAGGACTTCTATGTCTATGACCGTGCTATCGTCAACAAGTTGGAATTTGACCTCATCACACGTATTCAAGCTCATGTGAATGAGCTAAGAGCCAAATATAACAAGGCAGTTTACTTGTTCCGCATGGACGAGAATATGCACCGTGAGTCAGCTAAGAGCGAAAAGCTCAAGCTCCATCAATATGGCTCACGGATCAATCGAGCTGGCGAAATTGTAGATATGCACTTGCAGGGCTTCCAACCCGACTTCATCTTGTTCCTTGAAGATAGTGCCTTTTACTTCCAAATATTTATTGAACCAAAAGGCATGAGTGGCGATAGATTCGTCAGCGAGCTATGGAAGCAGGACTTGTTGCTCTATATGACCGACCATCAAGCAGAGATGGAATTTGAAGATGGTGTCGATAACGTCAAGATTAGCGGTCTGAAATTCTTTACCGCAAAAGACGGACAAAACACAATCCCTGAATTGATGGCAATGTCTGGCGTAACCTATCAGAAACCTAATGAACAGATAGATTTATTGATGGTAGCAGACCCTTCTACTGATGTAATAATCGAGGAGGATGAGTGA
- the tnpA gene encoding Transposase, IS204/IS1001/IS1096/IS1165, translated as MEQLNLITNFLRIKDKNITITDEYNMGTHLELHGHLDYTAPKCPKCKGQMAKYDYQKTSKIPYLETAGYPLLIRLRKRRFKCKDCGKMAVAETPLVKKNHQISVAVNQKIAQLLIENQAMQQIAHRLSISTSSVMRKLNEFKFETDWNTLPEVMSWDEYAFKKGKMSFIAQDFDSLNVIAILDGRTQATIRNHFLRYPRKVRNRVKVITMDMFSPYYQLAKQLFPNAKIVLDRFHIVQHLSRAMNRVRIQIMNQFDRKSQEYRALKRYWKLIQQDSRKLSDKRFYRPMFRMHLTNKEILEKLLSYSDELRQHYELYQLLLYHFQEKNSDHFFDLIEQEIATVNPIFQTVFKTFLKDKDKVLNAMELPYSNAKLEATNNLIKVIKRNAFGFRNFENFKKRILIALNIKKERAKFVLSRC; from the coding sequence ATGGAACAACTAAATCTTATCACAAATTTTCTCAGAATTAAAGACAAAAATATCACTATCACTGATGAATATAATATGGGGACTCACTTAGAACTCCACGGTCACTTGGACTACACAGCCCCTAAATGCCCAAAATGCAAGGGACAAATGGCTAAGTACGACTACCAGAAAACTTCTAAAATCCCCTACCTAGAAACTGCTGGCTACCCTTTGCTTATCCGTCTTCGAAAGCGTCGTTTCAAGTGTAAAGATTGCGGAAAAATGGCGGTAGCTGAAACTCCTCTTGTCAAGAAAAACCACCAAATCTCTGTCGCTGTTAACCAGAAGATCGCTCAATTACTCATCGAAAATCAAGCAATGCAACAGATTGCACACAGGCTATCTATCTCAACATCGTCAGTTATGAGAAAGCTCAATGAGTTCAAGTTTGAAACGGATTGGAATACCCTACCCGAGGTGATGAGCTGGGACGAGTATGCCTTCAAGAAGGGGAAAATGAGCTTCATCGCTCAAGATTTCGACTCCCTAAATGTCATCGCCATTCTCGACGGAAGAACCCAAGCAACCATCCGAAACCACTTTCTACGCTATCCTAGAAAGGTTAGAAATCGGGTCAAAGTGATTACCATGGATATGTTTAGTCCCTATTATCAACTTGCTAAACAGCTTTTTCCGAATGCAAAAATTGTACTCGATCGCTTTCATATCGTGCAACACCTTAGTCGTGCTATGAACCGTGTCCGTATTCAAATTATGAATCAATTCGACAGAAAATCCCAGGAATACCGAGCCTTGAAACGTTACTGGAAATTGATACAACAAGATAGCCGTAAACTCAGCGATAAACGATTTTATCGTCCTATGTTTCGAATGCATTTGACTAACAAGGAAATCCTAGAAAAACTCCTATCCTACTCAGATGAACTACGACAGCACTATGAACTCTATCAGCTTCTCTTATATCATTTCCAAGAGAAAAACTCAGATCATTTCTTTGACCTCATCGAACAGGAAATAGCCACTGTTAATCCTATTTTCCAGACGGTATTTAAGACATTTTTAAAGGATAAGGACAAGGTTTTAAACGCCATGGAATTGCCTTATTCCAACGCCAAACTGGAAGCTACCAATAATCTCATCAAAGTCATTAAGAGAAATGCCTTTGGTTTCAGGAACTTTGAAAACTTTAAAAAACGGATTTTGATTGCTTTGAACATAAAGAAAGAGAGAGCGAAGTTCGTCCTCTCTAGGTGTTAG
- a CDS encoding FtsK/SpoIIIE family, producing MKQSELTKYLLQALNMALQILGETSYTNSFDVKVSDEGFFFIPRLPASYVVDDELYQKIFQIANAALYPKYTLLKQTGTYFVPLKTDDIHIMRALFFPWKKGISQRLFVADIERFAKELPLNQVPIMENFTINLNKVTSMAIAGNSGSGKSYLLTYLLFVLKQSSHIVIIDPKFDLPSRWGRDNGVSVIFPSENRSKSDFISAVNEELSQCVELILKRQQVLYRNPKADFEHYTIVIDELLALSDGVAKPIKEAFFSLLSQISLLGRATKCHLLLVSQRFDNNALPISVREQLNVLVQVGNINSKTAQFLFPDLDLTGIVIPQGIGTGLIQVIDSEHPFQIVPLLTPTFFDKEGNY from the coding sequence ATGAAACAGTCAGAGCTTACAAAATACCTGCTCCAAGCTCTGAACATGGCATTGCAGATTTTAGGCGAGACATCCTACACCAATTCATTTGATGTAAAGGTATCGGATGAAGGATTTTTCTTCATCCCTCGCCTCCCTGCAAGTTATGTTGTGGATGACGAGTTGTATCAAAAAATATTCCAAATTGCTAATGCTGCTTTATATCCAAAATACACATTATTGAAGCAGACAGGAACTTACTTTGTTCCACTTAAAACGGATGACATCCACATCATGAGAGCTTTGTTCTTCCCTTGGAAAAAAGGTATTTCTCAAAGGTTGTTTGTTGCAGATATTGAAAGATTTGCGAAAGAATTGCCCTTAAATCAAGTGCCTATAATGGAAAATTTCACGATAAATTTGAATAAAGTTACAAGTATGGCAATTGCAGGGAACTCTGGTTCTGGGAAATCGTACTTGCTTACTTACTTGCTTTTCGTTTTGAAGCAAAGCTCGCACATTGTAATCATAGACCCGAAATTTGATTTGCCTAGTAGGTGGGGACGAGATAATGGGGTTAGCGTGATATTTCCAAGTGAAAATCGCAGTAAGTCTGATTTTATTTCGGCAGTGAATGAAGAACTTAGTCAATGCGTTGAGTTAATTCTGAAACGGCAACAAGTTCTGTATCGCAATCCTAAAGCCGATTTTGAACATTACACGATTGTGATAGATGAACTACTAGCTTTAAGTGACGGGGTGGCTAAACCAATCAAAGAAGCATTTTTCAGCTTACTTTCTCAGATTTCTCTTTTGGGCAGGGCGACTAAGTGTCATCTACTTCTTGTAAGCCAACGCTTTGATAATAATGCACTCCCAATTTCTGTTCGGGAACAGTTAAACGTCCTCGTACAAGTTGGAAATATCAATTCAAAGACAGCGCAATTCTTGTTTCCTGATTTAGACCTGACAGGAATTGTCATCCCCCAAGGAATCGGAACAGGCTTGATACAAGTAATAGATTCGGAGCATCCCTTTCAAATTGTGCCACTCCTAACACCAACATTTTTTGACAAGGAAGGAAATTATTAA
- the repB gene encoding Replication protein RepB, translating into MGKKEARSNKWTFIAYEESAPKNLKLALEALKVPFAVSPLHDKDVNMETGEFKKPHWHGVLYFDSLKSYSQVSELVSEKLNAPSHVETVMSPKGLYDYFIHAENPEKTLYSKDDIQSGCGFDLDKFLSEQDNSQLWNEAIDVVEQNNFTEFEELVTYARKNNSLLLKLIIDKTYFFAKLLDSRRYKQDEMKNNSQVRKKDDDV; encoded by the coding sequence ATGGGTAAAAAAGAAGCACGTAGCAATAAATGGACGTTCATTGCATATGAAGAAAGCGCTCCAAAGAATCTCAAGTTAGCTTTGGAAGCATTGAAAGTTCCCTTTGCAGTCAGTCCGCTTCATGATAAAGACGTTAATATGGAAACGGGAGAGTTCAAAAAGCCACATTGGCATGGTGTGCTGTATTTTGATTCCCTTAAAAGCTACTCTCAGGTTTCTGAGTTAGTGAGTGAAAAGCTAAATGCTCCAAGTCACGTTGAGACTGTGATGTCTCCGAAAGGACTTTATGATTACTTCATCCATGCTGAAAATCCCGAAAAAACTTTGTATTCCAAAGATGATATTCAAAGCGGGTGTGGATTTGACCTAGATAAGTTTTTAAGTGAACAAGACAACAGTCAACTATGGAACGAAGCGATTGATGTAGTTGAACAAAATAACTTCACTGAGTTTGAAGAGCTTGTGACGTATGCGAGAAAAAATAATTCATTACTTCTAAAGTTGATAATCGATAAAACCTATTTTTTTGCAAAACTTCTGGATTCACGACGATACAAGCAAGATGAGATGAAAAATAATAGTCAAGTTAGAAAGAAGGATGATGATGTGTAA
- the int gene encoding site-specific recombinase, phage integrase family — MPKTSYQDVYQDNKGQFYYEVSLGTDKITGKRIKRKGRKSQSGKKFESAKEAYTEAIRVKNDFLQTQGYSDYGMTFEQFMNNVYIPHYKTEVTEDTFESRNPTLKILHARFGKKPLRKITLHDVQFFRTWLLDKNGGAYAQSYASMVFGMFKKILEFAVTLNYLDKNIAQQVKPISKGKTDVAYWTKDEFEKVLSKIYVEDFYEHLCFIMLWVYYMTGIRVNEGTALWWNDVDFDKKQLRVHHMLVTKSRKNYKRKNHTKTADGKRVLTLDDDTLEVLKTWKKRQSQYGDMDFIFSYDGLPMIKSTISRIIARYAKLAGVPIIQAKGLRHSHVSFLINEINASVLIVSKRLGHSSPEITLKHYAHLWRGIDDGVAESMAGVITISTAPNKQFAFTGNQAVKQLSPELSPK; from the coding sequence TTGCCAAAAACTAGCTACCAAGATGTCTATCAAGACAACAAAGGGCAATTCTATTATGAGGTAAGCTTAGGTACGGACAAAATCACTGGAAAACGTATCAAGCGCAAAGGTCGCAAGTCACAGTCAGGGAAGAAATTTGAGTCAGCCAAGGAAGCCTACACCGAAGCTATTCGGGTCAAAAATGATTTTCTTCAAACTCAAGGCTATTCAGATTATGGCATGACCTTTGAACAGTTCATGAATAACGTCTACATTCCGCACTACAAAACGGAAGTGACAGAGGACACGTTTGAATCACGGAATCCAACCTTGAAAATCTTGCATGCACGCTTCGGAAAGAAACCACTGCGGAAGATTACCTTGCATGATGTACAGTTTTTCAGGACGTGGCTTTTGGATAAGAATGGTGGAGCTTATGCCCAATCCTATGCTTCCATGGTCTTTGGTATGTTTAAGAAAATACTGGAATTTGCCGTTACCCTAAATTATCTTGATAAGAATATCGCCCAACAAGTAAAGCCCATTTCTAAAGGTAAAACGGATGTTGCTTACTGGACAAAAGATGAATTCGAAAAAGTTCTATCAAAAATCTATGTTGAGGATTTCTATGAACACCTATGCTTCATCATGTTGTGGGTTTACTACATGACGGGCATTCGAGTAAACGAGGGCACAGCGCTCTGGTGGAATGATGTGGATTTTGACAAGAAACAGCTTCGAGTTCATCACATGCTTGTCACTAAGAGCCGTAAAAACTATAAGCGGAAAAATCATACCAAAACAGCAGATGGAAAACGAGTGCTGACCTTGGATGATGATACACTTGAAGTTTTGAAAACTTGGAAGAAGCGACAATCACAGTATGGCGACATGGATTTCATTTTCTCTTACGATGGCTTACCTATGATTAAGTCAACTATCTCCCGAATTATTGCACGCTATGCCAAGTTGGCGGGTGTTCCTATAATTCAAGCAAAGGGGCTTAGGCATAGTCATGTGAGCTTTCTAATCAATGAAATCAATGCTTCTGTATTGATTGTTTCCAAACGGCTCGGGCACAGCTCTCCAGAAATCACGCTCAAGCATTATGCACACTTGTGGCGAGGGATTGATGATGGTGTCGCTGAATCTATGGCGGGGGTTATCACAATATCAACCGCACCAAATAAGCAATTCGCCTTCACGGGCAATCAAGCCGTGAAACAATTGTCTCCAGAACTGTCTCCAAAATAG
- a CDS encoding surface protein D has product MVYTYTLESPESGDQVLVKFFNDPTNTIHVISLNQTTHIGMDVQFLDENGEAIDVCGALLSFASLNSGAVYDDESESYILNSDEYVTNFDGDYIAINGSSVSYNASKNRAHTATSNESLEQGSRFEQNE; this is encoded by the coding sequence GTGGTATATACTTACACCCTAGAAAGCCCAGAATCTGGCGACCAAGTCTTGGTAAAATTCTTCAACGATCCAACAAACACTATTCATGTTATCAGCTTGAATCAAACAACGCATATTGGTATGGACGTGCAATTTTTAGATGAAAATGGCGAAGCTATTGACGTCTGTGGAGCTCTACTCTCGTTTGCCTCTCTTAATTCAGGTGCAGTTTATGATGACGAAAGTGAGTCTTATATTTTAAATTCTGATGAATACGTGACGAATTTTGATGGTGATTATATTGCTATTAATGGGTCTTCTGTAAGTTACAATGCTAGTAAAAATCGAGCTCACACCGCTACCAGCAACGAATCTCTTGAACAAGGCAGCCGATTTGAGCAGAATGAATAG
- a CDS encoding Na+ driven multidrug efflux pump gives MTKTEHFFRDLMKIAIPVALQTMLQSSFSVIDQLMVGQLGKTAIAAVEVGGKPGFVFACVSGSIATVAGIMVSQYMGKNDQKKINTSMSVNLLVMMILAVFTMSVCFFLPHMISGIFTKDTTVIANAADFIKILALVYPLSGISSILAVQMRCHNHAEYPLYISAVAAVVNTVLNYLLIFGHFGFAPMGVKGAAIASLISQIVNFLLMIYYYRKICAFTVDLHMDSVEIRQYADMLLPIVINEFLWAMGQNVNTYIYGHMGTSELAGMSLTGPIQGLFIGALSGLSQAAGILIGRRLGKRDYDKAYEESKQLCLYGLVGSLILSITLIATKGLYIGLYNVEADVSQVGSQLLVVFAILAPIKVQNMILGGGIIRSGGRAKYIMIINILGTWLIGIPIGLFTGLALKLPIVWVYFLLSQEELFRLIISIIMFRSKKWMNTII, from the coding sequence ATGACAAAAACAGAGCACTTTTTTAGAGATTTGATGAAGATTGCAATCCCAGTAGCTTTGCAGACTATGCTACAATCTTCTTTTTCCGTGATAGACCAATTAATGGTAGGTCAGCTTGGCAAAACAGCTATTGCAGCCGTAGAAGTAGGCGGTAAGCCAGGATTTGTCTTTGCCTGTGTTAGCGGATCTATTGCCACTGTGGCTGGCATCATGGTTTCTCAGTATATGGGAAAAAATGACCAAAAGAAAATCAACACCAGTATGTCTGTTAATCTTCTGGTGATGATGATTTTAGCTGTTTTCACGATGAGTGTCTGCTTTTTCTTGCCGCACATGATTTCAGGGATATTTACCAAAGACACGACCGTGATTGCTAATGCTGCAGATTTTATTAAAATCTTAGCCTTGGTTTATCCTTTGTCTGGGATTTCTTCAATCCTAGCGGTGCAAATGAGATGTCATAATCATGCCGAATATCCGCTTTATATTAGTGCCGTGGCAGCAGTTGTCAATACCGTTTTGAATTATCTCTTGATTTTCGGACATTTTGGTTTTGCGCCAATGGGAGTTAAAGGGGCAGCCATAGCAAGTTTGATATCACAAATCGTCAATTTTCTCTTAATGATTTATTACTACCGTAAAATCTGTGCTTTCACAGTTGATTTACATATGGACAGCGTTGAAATTCGGCAATACGCTGATATGCTCTTACCAATTGTTATCAATGAATTTCTTTGGGCAATGGGACAAAATGTGAATACCTACATTTACGGGCATATGGGAACTAGTGAATTAGCAGGAATGTCATTGACAGGACCAATTCAAGGGTTATTTATCGGAGCTTTATCAGGACTTTCTCAAGCGGCAGGGATCCTTATCGGACGACGCCTTGGAAAACGTGATTACGACAAAGCCTACGAAGAATCCAAACAGCTGTGCCTCTACGGTTTGGTGGGCTCTTTGATATTATCGATTACCCTTATTGCCACCAAAGGCTTGTATATCGGACTTTACAATGTCGAAGCAGATGTTAGTCAAGTTGGCTCACAACTACTGGTAGTCTTTGCTATTCTAGCCCCAATTAAAGTGCAAAATATGATTTTAGGTGGTGGCATTATCCGAAGTGGCGGTAGAGCCAAATACATCATGATTATCAACATATTAGGCACTTGGCTTATCGGCATCCCCATCGGACTCTTCACAGGACTCGCCTTAAAACTACCAATCGTCTGGGTCTATTTCCTCCTATCACAAGAAGAACTCTTCAGACTAATTATCTCTATCATCATGTTCCGCAGCAAAAAATGGATGAATACTATAATATAA